The following proteins are co-located in the Imtechella halotolerans genome:
- a CDS encoding aspartate kinase, translated as MRIFKFGGASVKDADGVKNVVSVLRTVGFENTLLVVSAMGKTTNAMEIVVKNYFENEEELLSSIQEVKKYHNGILLELFENENHPVYWKVDGLFAELSSFLGRNKSPNYSFVYDQVVSFGELISTTILSYYLSDIGIKNTWLDVRNFIKTDNNYRDAGVDWEATQENITNGVNKMLLNITQGFLGSDSNNFTTTLGREGSDYTAAIFAYCLNAESVTIWKDVPGVLNADPRYFENASLLNQISYTEAIELAFYGASVIHPKTLQPLQRKEIPLHVKSFINPNDKGTTVSKGIDLDPKIPCFIVKKGQVLVSLSSLDFSFIVEENISTIFKLLHDAKMKVDVIQNSAISFSVCVDNKFNNLEKLLELLKAKFKVECYENVSLYTVRHANSEAIDALEGGKEILLKQRLQDTVQIVTR; from the coding sequence ATGCGTATTTTTAAGTTTGGAGGTGCATCAGTAAAAGATGCTGATGGAGTAAAAAATGTGGTTAGTGTATTAAGAACCGTTGGTTTCGAAAATACGTTATTGGTTGTTTCAGCAATGGGGAAAACAACTAATGCAATGGAAATTGTGGTAAAGAATTACTTTGAAAATGAGGAAGAGCTACTCAGCAGTATTCAAGAAGTAAAAAAGTATCACAATGGTATTTTACTTGAATTGTTTGAGAATGAAAATCATCCTGTTTATTGGAAAGTGGATGGACTATTTGCTGAATTAAGTTCTTTTTTGGGAAGGAATAAATCACCCAACTATAGTTTTGTTTATGATCAAGTTGTGTCTTTTGGAGAACTAATTTCAACAACAATTTTGAGCTATTACCTTTCAGATATTGGAATTAAAAACACTTGGCTCGATGTGCGTAATTTTATTAAAACCGATAATAATTATAGAGACGCAGGTGTGGATTGGGAAGCTACGCAAGAAAATATCACTAATGGGGTGAATAAAATGTTACTGAACATTACACAGGGTTTTTTGGGAAGTGATTCCAATAATTTTACGACAACCCTAGGTAGGGAAGGAAGTGATTATACCGCTGCTATATTCGCATATTGTCTTAATGCAGAAAGTGTTACTATATGGAAGGATGTACCAGGAGTGTTAAATGCAGATCCAAGATACTTTGAAAATGCTAGCCTTTTAAATCAAATATCATATACAGAGGCTATTGAGCTTGCATTTTATGGAGCCTCAGTTATACATCCAAAAACCTTGCAACCTTTGCAGCGTAAAGAAATACCTTTGCATGTAAAATCATTTATAAATCCAAATGATAAAGGTACCACAGTATCTAAAGGAATAGATTTAGATCCAAAAATTCCATGTTTTATTGTCAAAAAAGGTCAAGTTCTTGTTTCGCTTTCTTCCTTAGATTTTTCTTTTATTGTGGAAGAAAATATCAGTACAATTTTTAAGCTTTTGCATGACGCTAAAATGAAAGTAGATGTGATTCAGAATTCAGCAATAAGCTTTTCTGTGTGTGTAGATAATAAGTTTAATAACCTAGAAAAATTGTTGGAATTACTTAAAGCAAAGTTTAAGGTGGAGTGCTATGAAAATGTTTCATTATACACTGTAAGACATGCGAATTCTGAAGCTATTGATGCATTAGAGGGCGGGAAGGAAATCTTGCTAAAACAGCGATTACAGGATACAGTACAGATTGTGACTAGATAG
- a CDS encoding GNAT family N-acyltransferase, producing MGLVTAKEVAKAINLDKYGFVGTFIGWLLMKVLKISTLNKIYNRNKHLKELDFLNAILDEFEIQFEIPEEDLKRLPKDGAYITISNHPLGGIDGILLLKLLLEHRPDYKIIANFLLHRIEPLAPYIMPVNPFEEHKDAQSSITGFMQSMRHLKEGKPLGVFPAGEVSTYKDGRLIVDRPWEEAAMKLVKKARVPVVPIYFHAKNSKLFYSLSKMNDTFRTAKLPSELLSQKNRVIKVRIGRPISVETQDEIDNIDEFCEFLRKKTYMLSNVYLKERKFVPLPTTIKIPKIPKAPKAIVEPICGEAMEKEVLKLRGGEAHLLTSKNYEVFLATAQQIPSILQEIGRLREITFRAVGEGTNNATDLDMFDDYYHHLFLWDNEAKKVVGAYRMGLGSQIFAKYGIDGFYTQDLFRFEPELYKMMSETIEMGRAFVINEYQQKPMPLFLLWKGIVHTTLRYPEHKYLLGGVSISNQFSNFSKSLMIEFMKSNYYDPYIAQYIKPKKEFKVKLKDADKDFIFDETDADLNKFDRIIDEVEPGNLRLPVLIKKYIKQNARVVAFNVDPLFNNSVDGLMYIRIADLPESTVKPVMEEFQAELERKFMNGVATDSEIK from the coding sequence ATGGGACTCGTAACGGCCAAAGAAGTTGCAAAAGCAATCAATTTAGATAAGTACGGATTTGTAGGTACTTTCATTGGGTGGTTGCTCATGAAAGTACTTAAAATCTCAACTCTAAATAAAATCTATAATCGTAATAAACATTTAAAGGAATTAGATTTTTTAAATGCAATCCTTGATGAGTTTGAAATACAATTTGAAATACCTGAGGAAGATTTAAAAAGACTACCGAAGGATGGTGCTTACATTACTATATCTAATCATCCTTTAGGGGGTATTGATGGTATTTTATTATTGAAATTGTTGCTAGAACACCGTCCTGATTATAAAATTATTGCCAACTTTTTATTACATCGTATCGAGCCATTGGCTCCTTATATTATGCCTGTAAATCCATTTGAGGAGCATAAGGATGCGCAATCCAGTATTACTGGATTTATGCAATCTATGCGCCATCTTAAGGAGGGTAAACCTTTAGGGGTATTTCCAGCTGGAGAGGTGTCTACGTACAAAGATGGCCGACTTATTGTTGATAGGCCATGGGAAGAGGCTGCAATGAAACTTGTTAAAAAGGCAAGGGTTCCAGTAGTTCCAATTTATTTTCATGCTAAGAATAGTAAGTTGTTTTATTCATTGTCTAAAATGAATGACACTTTTCGTACCGCGAAATTACCTTCTGAATTATTATCACAGAAAAATCGTGTTATCAAAGTGCGTATCGGAAGGCCAATTTCTGTAGAGACTCAAGATGAAATAGACAATATTGATGAGTTTTGCGAATTTTTGAGAAAGAAAACATATATGTTGTCCAATGTTTATCTTAAAGAACGCAAATTTGTTCCGCTACCTACCACCATTAAAATACCTAAAATTCCTAAGGCTCCTAAAGCTATTGTAGAACCTATTTGTGGGGAAGCAATGGAAAAAGAGGTGCTTAAATTGCGAGGGGGGGAAGCACACCTACTCACAAGTAAGAACTATGAGGTTTTTTTAGCTACAGCTCAGCAAATTCCTAGTATTTTACAAGAGATTGGACGTTTGCGAGAAATCACTTTTAGAGCGGTAGGAGAAGGGACTAATAATGCTACTGATCTCGATATGTTTGATGACTATTACCATCATTTATTTCTATGGGACAATGAGGCGAAAAAGGTTGTTGGAGCTTATCGCATGGGATTAGGCTCTCAAATTTTCGCGAAATACGGTATAGATGGTTTTTATACTCAGGATTTATTCCGTTTTGAACCGGAGTTATATAAAATGATGAGTGAGACTATTGAGATGGGACGTGCTTTTGTTATTAATGAATATCAACAGAAGCCTATGCCATTGTTTTTATTATGGAAAGGTATTGTGCATACAACGTTACGATATCCAGAACATAAATATCTATTGGGAGGAGTGAGTATTAGTAATCAGTTTTCAAATTTCTCAAAATCGCTGATGATTGAGTTTATGAAGTCCAATTATTATGATCCCTATATTGCTCAGTATATAAAGCCGAAAAAGGAATTTAAGGTGAAGTTAAAGGATGCCGATAAAGACTTTATTTTTGATGAGACAGACGCGGATTTGAATAAATTTGACCGTATCATTGACGAAGTAGAGCCAGGAAATTTGAGACTTCCAGTGTTAATTAAAAAATACATTAAGCAAAATGCCCGTGTAGTGGCCTTTAATGTTGATCCCTTGTTTAATAACTCTGTAGATGGGTTAATGTATATTCGGATAGCTGATTTGCCAGAAAGTACCGTGAAACCTGTAATGGAAGAATTTCAAGCAGAGCTTGAACGGAAATTTATGAATGGTGTGGCCACTGATTCTGAAATCAAATAG